A window of Helicobacter pylori genomic DNA:
ATATTGAGCGCTCTCTTCTATCTTTTTAGCGATCTTTCTTGCAATAATTGGCACTTGATTGTCCCTGACTTGATTGGATCTGACAATCACTCTTAGTTCTCGCCCGCTCTCCATCGCATACGCCTTTTCAACCCCTTCAAACCCTAGCGCGATCTCTTCTAATGCTTGCATGCGTTTAGCGTATTCTTCATCGCTCTTTCTTCTTGCCCCAGGACGCCCCGCAGAAAGCGCATCAGCCGCACACACGCTCGCGCACTCCACGCTCATGATTTCTTCATGCCCATGGTGGGCATAGATCGCATTGATAACGACCGTATCTTCTTTATTGCGCTTGCACACCTCAACGCCCAAATTCACATGATCCCTCCCAAGCTCTTGAGTGAGCGCCTTACCAATATCATGCAAAATACCGGCCCTTCTAGCGAGCTTTTTATCCCCTCCAAGCTGCTCTGCAATCAAGCCGGCTAAAAGGGCGACTTCTTTAGAATGCTGTAAAGCGTTTTGCCCAAAACTAGAGCGATAACGCATTTTACCCAGCAAGATTTTAAGCTCATCTTCCATAGCCCCAAGCTCCAATTCTAACACCACGCTCTCTCCCTCAGAAAGCAATTCTTTTTCCATGTTACGCACAACTCTATTATAAACCTCTTCAATCCTATTAGGCTGGATACGGCCGTCTTCTATTAGAATTTTAAGCGTTTCGCTCGCCACTTCACGCCGATAAAGATTGAAACTAGACAAACACAATTCGTTACTATCTTCGCTAAATTCTATATCCACCCCACTGATCTTTTTAAACGCTTCAATGTTTTTCCCATCTTTACCTATCACACGGCCAATATAATCTGAGCACGGCAAAGCGATACGGGTTGTTAAATTCTCTGTCGCATAATCGCCCGCAAAACGGGCTGTCGCTTCCGCTAAAATGGCATACGATTTTTTCCTACCCTCTTCTTTGGCTTCTTTTTCATAACGCCTGATTAAGGCGCTTTTTTGCGCTTCTAATTCTTCTTCTAATTGCTCTAAGATCATGCTTTTAATTTCATCTTTAGTGTAAGCCATGTAATTGAGCATCGCGTCTAGCGCCTTGGATTGAGCTTCTTTGCAAATAGCGCGCTGTTTTTTAAAATTTTCCCTCTCTTGTTCTAAAATTTGGCGTTCTTTTTCAAGCTCTTTTTTTTCCTTTTCCAAATAGCGTTTTTCATCTCTCACAAATTCTTTGTGTTGCGCTTCTAAATGCTTCAAATGCGCTTCTTTTTTGTCAAAATGGGTTTGGAGTTGCAAATTCTTGTTTTCATATTGCTGTTGCAATTTGCATTCTTGGCTTTTCATGCGCATCTCTTCAGCATCCACAAAAGATTTCGCTTGAAATTCCATTAGCTTGGCTTTAGCGGAAGCGCTTTTTAAAATGGTTTGCCCTCTAGCATAATAGATCTTTTTCATCACATAATACATGATTAGAGCGGTAATCAAACACGCTACCAAGACTTCTAATGAAATGTAAATTAACCCGTTGCTCATAATGTTTCCTTTTATTATTCTTCATAACGATACGAGCATTCATGTAAAGATTCGCTTCAATGTCGTAGGCATTTGTAAGAATACCATTAGCTACCACTAACTCCCTACTTACAAATACGATTAAGGGGTGTTTTAATGGCTTTTTGAGTAATTGGGGCAAGCTTTTATCATACATGCCTAGCCCAAAACCCACGCGCCTAAAGCTTGTATCCATTCCTAAAATCGGCGCCACAATGCAATCTAATTCCTGCTTATAATAGCGCGATGCATTAGGCTCATCAAACCACCCCAAACGCTTTAAGGGCAACCTAAAGGGTGCAATACTAAAATTTTCTTTAGAAAAACCGCCACCTTTTTTAATGCTTTTAGGCAACCACACACGCTTATTTTTTTGTCTTAACTTAAAAATCAAAGGCCTTATGTCAAGCTCATGCCCCAATGGGCTATACAATAAAATATTTTGATAATCTTTGAGTTTCAAAAACAAAAGCCTGCAAGCTAGTTTATCTCTAACTATTCTAGCTACTTGAACCTTTTTCAAGCGTTCTTTACAAAAATCTCTAAAAATCGTTTTAATGGTTATAATCCTTAAATTTTAGGCTTACATTATAGTATAATTTCAGGTTATTAGTTACCATTTTAATTATTCTTAAGGATGTTTCATAATGAGAATTAAGGCTTATTTGTTGCGTTTTATGGCGTTTGTTTTGATCGTTGCGTTAAGTTTTAATGCGTGCAAAAATTCTCAAAAATCTCAAGATTCTCAAAACAACACCCCCCAAGAAAATAGCCCTAAAACCTACAGCGCTATCGCTTCAAACAACCAAGAATACACAATTACAGGCGATTTAGATTCTTTAAACATAAGCCCTGATGCTAACGCCCCTACTCTACTGATTTTAAGCGCTTTAGACGATTCTTTAAAAGACTACGCCCCCACCTTTAACATCTTAAAAAAAACTTTTAAAGATCGTTTGAATATTCTTGTTTTACTCAATAAGCCCTACTCAAGCGATGCAATCAAAGATTTTAGTGCGCTTTCTCAAGATGGTTTCCTTATTTTAAACCCTAAAGACACCGCCCTTTTTGATCGTTTAAACCCTTTAAATCATTCTTTTAACATGCTTTTATACCACAAGCACCAACTCATCAATGTTTATCAAGGGATCGTGCCAGTAGAAATGCTCCAATTTGATATTTCCCACTTAAAGGACTAACAATTATGTTTAATTTTTTCAAAAAAATTGTCAATAAAATCAAGGGTGAAGAGGTTAAAGAAAAAAAGCGTGAAAATATTCCTAAAGAAGAATTAGAAGAAATTTTGATTGGCTTTGACATCCAATACGATTTGATAGAGAGCTTGTTACAGCATTTAGGCGATTTGGTTACGCCCAAGCAATTAGAAGTCGCTTTGTTGCGTTTTGTGCGTGGGGAAAGCTATTATGACAAAACGCGCTTAAAAACCATCACCACCAAACCTTTAGTGCATTTGATCGTGGGGGTTAATGGGGCGGGTAAAACCACAACGATCGCTAAATTAGCCAAGCTCTCTTTAAAACAGCATAAAAAAGCGCTTTTAGGAGCCGGCGATACCTTTAGAGCGGCCGCAGTCAAACAGCTCCAGTTATGGGGCGAAAGGCTTAACATTCAAGTCATTAGCGCTAAAGAAGGGAGCGATCCAAGCTCTCTAGCTTACAATACCATAGAAAGCGCGATCGCTAAAAATATAGATGAAGTCTTTATAGACACCGCCGGGCGCTTGCACAACCAAACCAATCTCAAAAACGAGCTTTCTAAAATCGCGCGTACCTGCTCTAAAGTTTTAAAAGACGCCCCCTTTTATAAATTCCTTATTTTAGATGGCACGCAAGGGAGTTCTGGACTAACGCAAGCGAAAATTTTCCATGAAACTTTGGCGTTAGATGGCGTGATCATGACTAAGCTTGATGGCACTTCTAAAGGCGGAGCGATTTTAAGCGTGCTGTATGAGTTGAAATTACCCATTCTTTATTTAGGAATGGGCGAAAAAGAAGACGATTTGATCGCTTTTGATGAAGAACGCTTTATAGAAGACCTGGTTGATGCGGTGTTTGTGGAGCAATAAACTAACAATAAAAAAACCTTTTTAAACTTTTATTTTTTGCTTTAGTTTTTAAGACTTTGTTTTTAAACTCATTTCCTTAAGGGGATAGGGGGTATTTTGAAACAATTCCCATTGCAATCTCCAACTAGAAACCCCCAAAAAGACCGCTTTTTTAATAAAGCTACCACTTGACTAGCGTCAAGCTCTTTTATTATTGATTATAAAAAATGTTTTTTAGCATTTTTATGATATGCTATTTCGTAAGAATAACCCTAAAACTCACATCCATGTGGTTTGCTTCCTGTAAGGCGTTGCAAATTTCTGCATTTTTGGCATAAAACTCCTTGCGCGGGATATGAGGAAAAAGCTTCTTATGCGCCTCATCAATCCTGCAAATTAACGGACGCGATTCATAAATCTTACACCCATTCGTTTCCAAATCCAAAAACTTGCACACCCCATTGCCGGTGTCAAACTCAATAAGTTCAACAATCCCAGTAATATTTTTACAGCAAAGCCCACAAGAGGTGCAAGGGAAACGATCGAGAATTTTTTGCTTTTTTGATTCTTCCATGCTCGCTTTTTTGCCTTTTTTCCTCTTTTAAACCATAGCCTTAAGAAGTCTTATCGTCGTCTCTTAGATCTTCAAGCTGCGCTTGCCTAAATCTGATACCACCCAAGCTATAATTCCCATTTTCTAGGCTACCCATTTGATCTCGCATGAGATTGAACGCTTTTTTTGCTTTTTCATTGAGCTTTTGGTGTTTATCCATGATAGAAACTTTCAAAAGAGCGCTCAAACTAGAGAGCGTTGAAAAAGTAACGCAGAGCTGATCTTTTTCTTTTTGAGTGTAACGAGAAGTATCGTAGTTATGCTTTTTCATCGTGGCGATGGCCTCTATGGAGAGCGAGAAAAACAGCGCATCAAATTTTGTGATTTGTCTGGTGAAAAGATCTGCCATTTTTTCAACCGATCTAAGATTATCAACCATCACATCCGCTTTTTTGACGGCTGCTTCAACTTGAGAGTAATAAGCCTTGGCGTTTTCTAGCTTTTCTTCCATTTTAGAAGCGCTAAAAGCCCCTAAAATAGCGAGTGCAGGCCCGGCAACAAGCCCTCCAAGCACTGCCATGCCCCCAACCATACCAAAGCCACCCACAGAGAGCGCCCCACCACCAAGCCAAGCAAGGGTAGCGTTTGTCGCTGCAACACCGCTAAGCTCAGCGATCGCTACACCACTAGCCGTGCTAGCAAGCATGCCCACCCCAGCGTATGCACCATAAGCTGCAAGCACTCCCCCCAAAACACTCGCACCAAGCGTGCCGGTAGCATCCAAAAAGTCCACTTCACGATATTGATTGGTGATTTTTCGTGCATCTGATACTTGAGCTTCAATGTCTTGCATGTTGATACCTTCAATAATGATCCTACTGCGATTCAATCGGTGGAAGTGATCCAAAAAGCCTGAAACCGTATGGCTTAAAACATGGAGTTTTTTCTCGCCAAACCTCATAAAAGCGCGCTTGCAATCAGACTCCGCAGACTCAGCCTTTTTAGTTGCTTCCTCTTTTAAGCTCTCTGCCTTTTTGATAAATTCATCAGCTTCGCAATCGGCATCGAGCGCATCAATCCCTTTTTTGACTCCGTATCCTGCTGCCGCTAGGGCTATGCCTCCTAAAATAAATGGTAATGGCATGTTTTCTCCTTTAAATGTTATTTTTGTTGTTTAAGATTTCTTGAAAAAAACCCATATGGTTGAAATTCTCTAACCATGGTTAAACTCCTCTAACCAAGGACGCATTAGATCTCTCATTAAGAATACTATGTCTGATACTTTTCAAAGCTTTTAGATTTTCATCAATGCTTTTTTGAAGCTCAGCGTGCACGGCTTTCTTTTGTTCTCTTGGCAAATCGCTTGCATCAATCAGATCTTCATGGCGGTAGATAAGGCTGAGTGTTTGACCAATGTCAATCATTTCTTCAATAACGCTGTCTTCAATCCCATGCGTTCTAGCGGCTTGCACGAATTTCTCACGATCTCTTTGATTGAAAGAACCACCCTTTTCTAGCGACTCTACCACATTGGTTACAACCGCATATTTATCATTTTTTTCCATGTTTTCTCCTTTACATTCTTATGTCTTTATTGCTGGTAATCAATTCCCAAAGTTCTTGATTGTTATTAGACAACGCCTTTTGACCACACCATTCTTGGATCTTATTATTGACTCCTATGGCCCAATCCGCATCGCCTGCATAAAGTGCACGCTCAAGCTCATCAAAACTCTGATTGAAAAACTTGGTGGTTTCATGAAAATATGACTCAAACACCTCCTTAAATTGATTTTGATACGCCTCTGACAGCTTGATGAATTCACGGCATTCTTTTTCAATCTCTATACGCCTTTGGCGCGCCAATTTAGCCTCTTCACGAGCCTTTAGAAAGGCATTAAAACAAGTTTCACTCAGAATCGCACCCACAAAAGCCCCAATCATCGCTCCAACTACAGGAATAGGGATGAGCGCTTGACCAGCAACTGCCATAGCCCCACTACTTACAAGAGTGGTGTTGGCTTTCACAAGTTGTTTGCAAAGCTCTGTTCCATCGATCTTTCCAGAAAAATAGCGAGTTAAAACCGTAGCGTTTGTCACACAAGCAGTCACAATCATCGCAGGTGCTGTTCCCTTGCCAAGGCTTTGGATGATTTTATTAGCGCTGCTTTGCATCCAACCTCCAAAAGATGAGCTTGCAAACGCGCTACCATAACTAAACGCTCCACCCTTTAGGGTAGCAATGGCGGTGTGCTTGATCGCTTCTTTGGGATCTTTACCCTTTGCAAGACATTCATAGATATTTTTTATTGCTGAGATCCCACCACTTATCAACGCGCCGGTTTGTGCAGCGTTCATTCCTGCTTTATGGGAAATGCTAGCAACATCTTTGCTAGTGGAGAGCTTTGGGTTCAATCTGGCTTCAATCGCCTCTCCTTTAGTGACGCTCGCAGGCCTTGTATGGGCTTTGATTGTTTTGCAATGTTGGAGTTTTTCCTCTAAATGAGCGGCTTTTTGAAAATTGCCAAACTCCTTTTGTTTCGCAATTTGAGATTCTAGGCTCTTGATCTTAGTATTGAGTGCTTTTTGAAAATCCCCATACTGATCCTTAGCGATTTTCATGTTCGCACCATTTTCAAAGTATTTTTTATAGGGTTTAGATAAGAATTTTTTAAAACACTCCTCACCATTTCTACCCACAAATTTACTTTGCGTGAGCGTGTCAGGAATGACATTCCCCTTTTTATCCACACTAGTATAATCCACGATCTCGTGGTTCTTCTTGGGCGTCGCATGGTTTGGGCAAAGAGTCTTAACCTGAGCCTTTTGCCCGCTAGAAAGATCATCATACTGTGCTATCCTTTCTGGTTTTCCTGCAAGAATATTATTCGCATTGACACGGGCTTGCTCTTTGATTTCAGCAGAATACCCCGCCTGTTGGTTGATATTTTGTTTAATATACTTGGGGTTTACCTTTCCTTTTGAGATCTCTTCTAGTCTAGGCAAGCTAGAGAAATGCTCTCTATTGGCCCTAGCATGAAGTGCACTCTCTTCGCTAGTTGAACCCATGATAGTTACATCTGTAATGTTGCTGTATTTTTGATTTTTTTCTCGATCTTTTTTCATGGCTCAACTCCAAAAACAAGAGATTTAAAAAAAGCGAGAAATTTTGGGGATTTTAAAAGGTTTAGGGTAGGCTTATAAGTAACCCCCCCCCCCCCCGAAAGACCGGAAACTAAAAACGCCGGAAATAAAAAACGCTAGGATTTTTTCCATAAAAATCTCCTTTTTGTTTGATCTTAGCCCCTATAACCAAAAATCCTAAACAAACCGCCTTATTTTTAATAAAAAGGTTTAAAATAATAAATATTTTAGCCCCTACCCCCCTGTATAGTAAAACGCCCTTGTGGGAGTGTCGCTGTTTTTATCGTTCCACATGTTTTTTTCTGGCTTATTGATGACGGATTGCTTTAAAAGCCTTTTTATAGTTTTTGTATTCTTGTTGATGATCGCCTCTTTAGCGTCTATGGCGTCTTGATAGTATAAACATGGGCAAATCTTGCCATCAGAAGCCAAACGGATACGATTGCAAGATTGGCAAAAATCATCGCTATGTGGGGCAATAATGCCAAATTGATAGCCATTTTCTAGCGTGTAGATTTTAGAAGACCCTTTTTTAGGTTTTTCCATGCCCATAATTTTATATTTTTGAGCGATCAAATCTAAAATTTCTCGCTCTTTCAAGCCTTTAACAAAGCTCTTAGCATGCGTGTTTTCCATAAATTCAATGTAGCGGATTTGCATGCGCTTATCTTTTGCATATTCTAAAAGATCTAAGATTTCATCATCATTAACGCCTTTCATCACAACCATGTTGATTTTAACTTTTAAACCCACTTTTAAGGCTTCTTCAATCCCCTCTAGAGCGTTTTTAAGGGCGTCTTTTTGAGAGATTTTTAAAACCCTATCGCTTTTTAAAGAATCTAAGGAAACATTCACTTGCACTAACCCGGCATCTTTTAAACCCTTAGCCATTTTTTTGAGTAAAAAACCATTAGTGCTTAAAACTAATGCCACTTCTTTATTGTAAGCATGCAATTTAGCGATAAATTCGTCTAAACCCTTTCGTAATAATGGCTCCCCACCCGTGATCCTAATCTTTTTAATGCCTTCATCAATGGCGATTTTAAGAAATTCTAAAACATTATCCAAAGGCAATAATTCTTCATCATCAAAAAAATCTAATGGCGTAGCAGGCATGCAATATTGACACCTGAAATTACATTGTTTGGTTACAGACACTCTAATATAGTCAATAACCCTATTAAAACTATCTACTAACACTCCCTTTATCCCTTATACCCTTATATTTAAGCTTTTAGTGTAACATAATAAACGACGACTTAACAATATCAAACATGGATAAATCTTTTGAAAAACCCTATTATTAGTAATATTCCTTGCGTTTTACTGGCTGGGGGCAAAAGCTCTCGTTTTATCATCAATGGCGCTCAATCCAATAAGGCTCTCATGCCTTTTGAATCCTATTCTAGCCTTTTAGAATACCAATACACACGCCTTTTAAAACTTTTCAAACAAGTCGTTATTAGCACTAAAAAATCTTATACCTTAAACGCTCCCTATCTTTTAGAAAAAGAAAGCAATCTTTTTTCGCCCCTTGTTGGTATTTATAACGCTTT
This region includes:
- the ftsY gene encoding signal recognition particle-docking protein FtsY — translated: MFNFFKKIVNKIKGEEVKEKKRENIPKEELEEILIGFDIQYDLIESLLQHLGDLVTPKQLEVALLRFVRGESYYDKTRLKTITTKPLVHLIVGVNGAGKTTTIAKLAKLSLKQHKKALLGAGDTFRAAAVKQLQLWGERLNIQVISAKEGSDPSSLAYNTIESAIAKNIDEVFIDTAGRLHNQTNLKNELSKIARTCSKVLKDAPFYKFLILDGTQGSSGLTQAKIFHETLALDGVIMTKLDGTSKGGAILSVLYELKLPILYLGMGEKEDDLIAFDEERFIEDLVDAVFVEQ
- a CDS encoding YkgJ family cysteine cluster protein, translated to MEESKKQKILDRFPCTSCGLCCKNITGIVELIEFDTGNGVCKFLDLETNGCKIYESRPLICRIDEAHKKLFPHIPRKEFYAKNAEICNALQEANHMDVSFRVILTK
- a CDS encoding 5-formyltetrahydrofolate cyclo-ligase — encoded protein: MKKVQVARIVRDKLACRLLFLKLKDYQNILLYSPLGHELDIRPLIFKLRQKNKRVWLPKSIKKGGGFSKENFSIAPFRLPLKRLGWFDEPNASRYYKQELDCIVAPILGMDTSFRRVGFGLGMYDKSLPQLLKKPLKHPLIVFVSRELVVANGILTNAYDIEANLYMNARIVMKNNKRKHYEQRVNLHFIRSLGSVFDYRSNHVLCDEKDLLC
- the rny gene encoding ribonuclease Y codes for the protein MKKIYYARGQTILKSASAKAKLMEFQAKSFVDAEEMRMKSQECKLQQQYENKNLQLQTHFDKKEAHLKHLEAQHKEFVRDEKRYLEKEKKELEKERQILEQERENFKKQRAICKEAQSKALDAMLNYMAYTKDEIKSMILEQLEEELEAQKSALIRRYEKEAKEEGRKKSYAILAEATARFAGDYATENLTTRIALPCSDYIGRVIGKDGKNIEAFKKISGVDIEFSEDSNELCLSSFNLYRREVASETLKILIEDGRIQPNRIEEVYNRVVRNMEKELLSEGESVVLELELGAMEDELKILLGKMRYRSSFGQNALQHSKEVALLAGLIAEQLGGDKKLARRAGILHDIGKALTQELGRDHVNLGVEVCKRNKEDTVVINAIYAHHGHEEIMSVECASVCAADALSAGRPGARRKSDEEYAKRMQALEEIALGFEGVEKAYAMESGRELRVIVRSNQVRDNQVPIIARKIAKKIEESAQYVGEVGVQVVRENRFKTTATLKQ
- the moaA gene encoding GTP 3',8-cyclase MoaA, whose product is MLVDSFNRVIDYIRVSVTKQCNFRCQYCMPATPLDFFDDEELLPLDNVLEFLKIAIDEGIKKIRITGGEPLLRKGLDEFIAKLHAYNKEVALVLSTNGFLLKKMAKGLKDAGLVQVNVSLDSLKSDRVLKISQKDALKNALEGIEEALKVGLKVKINMVVMKGVNDDEILDLLEYAKDKRMQIRYIEFMENTHAKSFVKGLKEREILDLIAQKYKIMGMEKPKKGSSKIYTLENGYQFGIIAPHSDDFCQSCNRIRLASDGKICPCLYYQDAIDAKEAIINKNTKTIKRLLKQSVINKPEKNMWNDKNSDTPTRAFYYTGG